The Dehalococcoidia bacterium genomic sequence CGGCCTCGTCGATGCCGACAGCAGGCGTGATCCCAGAAGTGAGCCTAGGCTCGGCTGCCGGCAGCCCCTCGCCTTTGCCGACCCCGCCGGCTCGTCGCGGCGATGATGCCGGGGGGCTGCCGCCACCCTCCGAAGGGTGCGGGTCGCGCCCGTGCTGCGGCCGGCAGTGCTGCCCATCTGAATGCAGGGGTCTGGGCCGAGCGCCGGCGAGCTAGCGCACTTCGGCAAGCTGCGGCTGGTGGAGCAGCCATTGGCGGGCGGGGCTGCTCCAGATGACGTTCCAGCGGCCGCTGAAGCGGCGCGTCGACTGGCCGGAAGGAGTGCGCTCCGTCACCGTCAGATTAACGGAGGCGGCGTTCTGGCCGGGGATAAGCGACGCTTCGGCGCGGATCTCAGTCGTGGCGGCAACTCCCTCGACCCAGCGGTCGTACGGGTTGGCGGCCTGAAACTCGGGGGAGAGGAACGTATAGGCGTCGCGGAACTGCCGCTCGTTGAGCAGCTGGTAGAAGCGCTCAACGGTCTGCGGGATTGCCTCGGGGATGCCCCGCTCGTCGCGCGCAATCCGGTCGAGGGTTGCGCCGATCAAGCGATAGCGGGTCTCGCTGATGCCGCTCGGACAGCAGTTCGCCTCCCAGCCGGCATAGATCGGCTCAAGCACGACAAGCTGGCCATTCGTCGCCCGGGCCCCCAGCTTATAGCCGGTGAGCGAAGTGGCAAAGACCGGTTCGCGGTCGCCCGCGAAGTAGATTAGATAGCCGACGGTGCCGGCGGTGCCGCCCGAGACGATCGGGATGATCGCTTCCTCCCGGCCATCGCCGGAGATATCGCCGTAGATGATGTCCTGAAGGTCGGCGAAGCCGGGGATCGAGCCGGGGGTCTTGAACTCGATGAACGGTCCTGCTCCCGCAAGGTAGGGCGGCGGAGGAGGATGATTGACCGCCGGCTCTTGACTGACGATCGTGTTCCAGTCGGCAGCGCGGAGATTGACCGTCGAGGTGTTGCGGACGGGGGTCGAGGTCGCCGTGCCGGGACGCACTGTCCCGGTGAGGGTGGGCGACACGGCCGGCGTGGCTGTGCGCGCCGGGGTTGTCACGGCTGTCACTGTCGCTGTTACCGTCACAGTTCGGGTGACGGTGCCGGTGGCGACAACCGTTCCGGCAGCAGCCGCAGTTGGCGTGCGCGTTGGGGTGGGGGTCTGGACAGGAGTAGGCGTCGCGGGGGGGAGGGGGGTGATCGTTGCGGTCGGCGTGGCAGCCGGCGCGAGGAGCTGAGGGAACTGGCCAACCGGAAGGCAGCCGGCTGCGAGGAGCACGGTCAGGCCGATGCTGGCAAGGGCGCGTCGGTTCATTGTGGTCTCCGTCGTCCGCAGACAGGCTCGCCGCTGGCGTGAAGTGTAGCGGTCCGCGGAAGCACGCGGTTAGGGCAGGGAAATCCGCTCGCCATCGAGGCGCGCGAGACCGTCGGCAGCCAATTCTTCAGCCAGCGCGGCGATCCAGTCGCTATCGGCGGCGGAGAAGTCCGGCTTGATCGCCGCGCCAAGCGCCGCGAGCGGCAGCGACTCGCCCGGCTGCAGCGAGCGCAGCGCAGCAACGGCCCGCCCTCGGTACCAGCGGCGCGACCCCTCGAAGCGCGCCGGGCGGAAGCCAGCGCGCTGCTCCGCGACCGCCCGCCCTTCGCCGCGGGTGGCGCACATCGCGAGCGCAGGACAGAGCAGGCAGCGCGGACCGCGCGCCGCGCAGATCGTCGCGCCGAGGTCCATCAGCGCCTGATTCCACGTCCAAGCGTCGGCAGGCAGCGCCGCCTCCGCCACCTGCCACGCCTCGCGCTCTGTCAGGTCTGGCAGGCCGGCGACCCGGCCGAGGACCCGCCGGATATTGGTGTCGACAACCGGAACCCGACGCCGAAAGGCGAAGCATGCGATCGCGGCGGCAGTGTAGCGCCCGACCCCGGGCAGCGACTCCAACGCCGCGACGTCGTCCGGCAGCGCCCCCCCAAACCGCTCGACCGCAGCTTGAGCAGCGCGCTGGAGGCTGACAGCGCGGCGGTTGTAGCCCAGTCCCGCCCAGGCGCGGATCACCTCCGCTACCGGAGCAGCAGCCAGCGCGGCAAGCGTCGGGAAGGCGGCGAGAAAGTCGTGGTATTTTGGGATGACCCGGTCGACCTGGGTTTGCTGCAGCATCACCTCGGCGACGAGGATGCGGTAGGGATCGCGGGTGTGCCGCCAAGGCAGGTCGCGGCCGGAACTGGCAAACCACTCGAGGACGGCGCGGTGGAGCGACGCCAGCCGCTCGCTGGAGAACCAGAAGGTCATGCCTGACGATTCTACGCCAGCGCTCGACCGCCATTGGACGGTCTCGGTCTATGTTGTCAGCGCCGGGCGTGTGGCGCTTCATCCCCATCCGAAGCTCAGCCTCTGGCTGCCGGCGGGCGGTCACCTCGAGCCGGGCGAACTGCCTGACGACGCCGCGCTGCGCGAGGCCGAGGAAGAGACCGGCCTGCGCATCACTCTCATCGACGCCGCCTATGGACCACCGCTTCCGCCGCCGCTCCCCGGCCGGCTGCCGTGGCCGCGCCCGCTTGCTCGGCCGATCGGCGTTCAGCTCGCGCCGGTCGCCCCCGGCCACGAGCACCTCGACCTGATCTACGCCGCCCGCCCGCTGACCGCCGCGCTGCTCCCGCCGCTCGCGGGCGACTTCCGCTGGCTCACCCCCGATGAGGCGGAGGCGCTCGGCGCGCCGCCCGATGTCGTCGGCTGGGCCCGGCTCGTCATCGGACGGGAATAACCGAGCGGCGTTAGCCGACGCCGAGCCACGTCGCGAGCAGCGTGATCGTGACGATCGCGCCGAGGGTCGTCGCGAGCACCACCCCTGTGACAAAGCGCGGGGCAGCGCGAAACTCGGAGGCGAGGATCACCGTGAACACCGCTGTCGGCATCGCCGCTTGGAGGATCATCACGGCGCGCGTCACTCCCTGCAGGTCGAACAGGTGGACGAGGACGAGCGCCGCCCCGGTCCCGACGACCAGACGCATGACGGTGGCGACAGCGATCTCACGGACCTGAGCGCCGCCCCGGATATCGGCGAGCTGCAGGCCGAGCACCGCCAGCATTCCCGGCACCGCCGCCGCGCCAAGCAGCCCAGCCGCCCGCTCGACCACCAGCGGTACCGGCAGCGACCAGACGAGCACTGCCACCCCTGCCACCCCTGCGTAGCTCACTGGCGTCCGCAGGATGCTGAGCAGCGCTTGGCGCGTGCTCCCGACGCCGCGCGAGGCGAGGAAGACGGCAAGGGTGCCGGAGAGCAAGCTGTGAACGACAAAGAAGACGACCGCCCGCTGCAGGCCCGCCTCGCCGAACGCGAACAGCGCGATCGACAGCCCGAGGTTGCCGGCGTTCATGAAGACCGACGTCAAGAGAAAGGCGCTCGTGTGCGGACCATCCAGCCGAAGCAGCCGCGCCGCGACCCAGCCGAGCGCCAGCATCACCGCTGCGAGCGCCAGCGTGAAGAGCGCGATCTGAGCCGCCTCGTCCACTGCTAGGGTCCCTCCTGTCAGCCCGGAAAAGGCGAGCGCCGGGCTGAACAGATAGAAGACCACTTGGCTGAGCGGTGCCGGCGAAATCTTGCGCCAGCGGCCAAGAAGGTAGGCGGAAGCGACGATGACGAAGACCGGCAGAACGACGTTGACAAAGACGGTCAGCATGGCGCAGGCATTGTCGCGCAGCGGCGCGCCGACTGCCCGCTTCCGCTCAACGCGCCAAGCTGCCTGTCCATCCTGCCCTCAAGCGGCAAACGATCGCGCCGGCCTTGCGGCGCTCGCTGCTGCATCAGCTCCTGTCGTGCGCTTGCCAGCCGTAACCGCCCCGCGCGAAGTGGCCGTCGTTGCGAGGCCGCCGCAGGCGGCTGCGCAACTCCGCGTGCTCCGCGTCCCCTCCATGGCACAGGGATCGCTTGCATCGATCGGGATTGCCGCGCGCCGCTGGCGCGGCGCTCGCAATGACGGGCTGAATAGCCGCCCGGGATGGGTTCCCCCATACGAGCGTGCTCTCAAGAGCGGTGAAAAGCACCGCGCCCAGAACCACGTCATTGCGAGGGGATAGTCGGCTCTCCGGCGCTGCCCCTCTGGCATGAAAAGCGCCACGGCCAGAACCACGTCATTGCGAAAGGGATAGTCGGCTCTCCGGCGCTGCCCCTCTGGCATGAAAAGCACCGCGCCCAGAACCACGTCATTGCGAGGCCGAGGGAACCGAGGCCGTGGCAATCCCGGACTGACCTGCCTTCTGCTAAGAGCGTGAGTGCAACACACCAGATTGCCGCGCTCGCTCGCAATGACGGGATGGACGCCCACGCTGAGGCGCCCCGACCACGGTCGGCGTCGTTGCGAAGCGGCCGCAGGCCGCCGCGGCAACCCCGATCGCTCAGCCTTTTTCAAGCGATACAGGCATGGGCTCTGCATTGGACGGGATTGCC encodes the following:
- a CDS encoding A/G-specific adenine glycosylase; the protein is MTFWFSSERLASLHRAVLEWFASSGRDLPWRHTRDPYRILVAEVMLQQTQVDRVIPKYHDFLAAFPTLAALAAAPVAEVIRAWAGLGYNRRAVSLQRAAQAAVERFGGALPDDVAALESLPGVGRYTAAAIACFAFRRRVPVVDTNIRRVLGRVAGLPDLTEREAWQVAEAALPADAWTWNQALMDLGATICAARGPRCLLCPALAMCATRGEGRAVAEQRAGFRPARFEGSRRWYRGRAVAALRSLQPGESLPLAALGAAIKPDFSAADSDWIAALAEELAADGLARLDGERISLP
- a CDS encoding AEC family transporter, translating into MLTVFVNVVLPVFVIVASAYLLGRWRKISPAPLSQVVFYLFSPALAFSGLTGGTLAVDEAAQIALFTLALAAVMLALGWVAARLLRLDGPHTSAFLLTSVFMNAGNLGLSIALFAFGEAGLQRAVVFFVVHSLLSGTLAVFLASRGVGSTRQALLSILRTPVSYAGVAGVAVLVWSLPVPLVVERAAGLLGAAAVPGMLAVLGLQLADIRGGAQVREIAVATVMRLVVGTGAALVLVHLFDLQGVTRAVMILQAAMPTAVFTVILASEFRAAPRFVTGVVLATTLGAIVTITLLATWLGVG
- a CDS encoding NUDIX domain-containing protein, yielding MPDDSTPALDRHWTVSVYVVSAGRVALHPHPKLSLWLPAGGHLEPGELPDDAALREAEEETGLRITLIDAAYGPPLPPPLPGRLPWPRPLARPIGVQLAPVAPGHEHLDLIYAARPLTAALLPPLAGDFRWLTPDEAEALGAPPDVVGWARLVIGRE